CTGACTCTCTTTCTTTTAATTAACCAAAGTGATTACAAAGGTATTTAAAAGGGAAGCAAACACATGGGCTAAGTCACACACACCGGCCTGATCCTAAACTAATGCTCCACGCACACATGTACTCCACTAAAGAAGTGCATGCACATCCAGCCACTCCGATGGACCAACTCAACGTCTTTGCCTCAACTAACTCACCTCAGTTTGGGCTAGTCTCTTGGCACAACAACGTACAGATCCCTTTCGCTCTCGGCTGCATGCATGTACCTATACAATCTATCTAAAATTTATGCATGTACTCACAACTATTGGCTTCACTTGACCCATGATCAGCTAGCACAGTTGCCGATCCATCAGTCCACTTCACCATGATCTCATGCATTGCTGTACCAGACTTAGACTGAACAGACCCAAACAGAAATAAACTAGATAAACTACTAAACAACAATGGTTAACACCAACAATCACCCCCTTAACCTTGTTGTGCTTTATTAGGAACTCCAGGGCGACCTTCAGTACAACCCCGGCTTGTCGTTGGCGGTCGCGTCGGCGAGAAGCACCCGCTCCTTCTTCGGCTCGGTACAGTCCCTGGAGTAATGTCCGTACTGTTGGCAAGTGTAGCAACGAACCTTGCTAATATCGAAGTTTCTCTTTTTCTTGTCGACGCTGCTGCGGTGGCGAGCAAGCCACTCATCCCCCGTGAGGAGCAGGCGACTCCCACCACCCTGGTCGTAGTTGCTGGCGCCCTCATCCAAGTCGCTCCGGCCCTCCGCCGTTTTGAGCCTTCCCACAAGCTCTTCCATGGACATGGTTTTAAGATCAAGAAGCTTCTCAATGGCAATAGCTACCTGGGTATACCTGGACGGCACGATGCGGAGAAGCTTCTTCACGACCTTCACCTCGTCGAGGTTCTCGATGAGCGTGTGCAGCTTGTCGGCGATCCCGTTCATGCGTATGGCGAGCTCGTCGAGTGTCTCGCCGCTCCTCATGCGGACGGCATCAAACTCCATTAGGAGAGTCTGCGCCTTGGCCTCACGGACGCTGGCATCGCCGACCCGCATGATCTTGATGGCATCCCATGCCTCCTTTCCCGTCGCCTTCAAGGCAAGCGTGGAGTGCATCTCCTGCGGCACGGCTTGCAGAATTGCCGCAAGCGCCGCCCTGTCCCGGCTGAAGCTCCCGCCTCCCTCGATGGTGTCCCACATGTGTTGGGCCTCCATGTTCACCTTCATGATCAACGACCACTCAAAGTAGTCCGTCGCCATCAGCGGCGGGTAGACGACGGTGCTATTGGCCTGGTGGACGAACTCCTACTGCACCATCACCTCGCGGCAGCCACAACAACACGTCGGGCTCTGACCGTGGCGCACCGGCGAGGCCGACACACGGCGGTGACCCGGCGACGGAGTGTGCGAACCTTCACTCACCATGGCTCTGAGGCTAAGTGTAATCTCTGCCCAAGGTAGAAGATgaactcacacacacacaagatAGAAGAAGATTACACGGGAGTTTTGGCATCTCACAACTTGTGCCTTTTCTGACTCTCTTCCTCTTAATTAACCAAAGTGATTACAAGGGTATTTAAAAGGGAAGCAAACGCACGGGCCAAGACACACACACCGGCCTGATCCTAAACTCACGCTCCACGCACACATGTACTCCACTGAACAAGTGCATGCACATCCAGCCACTCCGATGGACCAACTCAACGTCTTTTCCTCAACTAACTCACCTCACTTTGAGCTAGTCTCTTGGCACGGCAACATACATATCCCTCTCGCTGTCGCCTGCATGCATGTACGGATACAATCTATCTAAAACCTATGCATGTACTCACAACTCCTGGCTTCACTTGACCAATGATCAGCTCGCGCCATTGCCGATCCATCAGTCCACTTCACCATGATGCCATGCATTGCTGTACTAGACTTAGACTGAACAGACCCAAACAGAAATAAACTAGATGAACTACTAAACAACAACGGTTAACACAAACAATCACCCCCTTAACCTTGTTGTGCTTTATTGGGAACTCCATGGCGACCTTCAGTACAGCCCCGGCTTGTGGTTAGCAGCGACAAGCGCCCGCTCCTTCTTCGGCTCGGTACAATCCCTGGAGTAATGCCCGTACTTTTGGCAAGTGTAGCAACAAACCTTGCGAATGTCGAAGTTTCTCTTCTTCTTGCCGGCACCGCTGCAGTGGCTAGCAAGCCACTCCTCCTACATGAGGAGCAGGCGACTCCCACCACCCTGGTCGTAGTTGTTGGCACCCTCGTCAAGGTCGCTCCGGTCCTCCGCCGTTTTGAGCCTACCCACAAGCTCCTACATGGGCATGGTTTTATGATCAAGAAGCTGCTCAATGGAAATAGCCCTGGGTATACTTGGATGGAACGATGCGGAGAAGCTTCGTCACGACCTTCACCTCGTCGAGGTTCTCGCCGAGCATGCGCAGCTTGTTGGCAATCCGGTTCATGTGTATGGCGAGCTCGTCGAGGGTCTCGCCGCTCCTCGTGCGGACGGCATCAAAATCCTTTAGGAGAGTCTGCTCCTTGGCCTCATGGACGTGGTCATCGCCGACCCGCATGATCTTGATGGCATCCCATGCCTCCTTTGCTGACAAATTCACGACAAGCGTGGAGTGCATCTCCTGCGGCACGGCCCGTAGAATTGCCGCAAGTGCCGCCCTGTCCTGGCTGAAGCTCAAGCCTCCCTCGATGGCGTCCCACACGCGTTGGGCCTCCATGTTCACCTTCATGATCAGGGACCACTCGAAGTAGTTCGTCGCCGTCAGTGGTGGGTAGACGATGGT
This sequence is a window from Aegilops tauschii subsp. strangulata cultivar AL8/78 chromosome 7, Aet v6.0, whole genome shotgun sequence. Protein-coding genes within it:
- the LOC141026808 gene encoding uncharacterized protein, yielding MATDYFEWSLIMKVNMEAQHMWDTIEGGGSFSRDRAALAAILQAVPQEMHSTLALKATGKEAWDAIKIMRVGDASVREAKAQTLLMEFDAVRMRSGETLDELAIRMNGIADKLHTLIENLDEVKVVKKLLRIVPSRYTQVAIAIEKLLDLKTMSMEELVGRLKTAEGRSDLDEGASNYDQGGGSRLLLTGDEWLARHRSSVDKKKRNFDISKVRCYTCQQYGHYSRDCTEPKKERVLLADATANDKPGLY